The Mastomys coucha isolate ucsf_1 unplaced genomic scaffold, UCSF_Mcou_1 pScaffold3, whole genome shotgun sequence DNA window GAGACAGCAAGGTTGGTTAACCCCAGAGATAACCAGAgggagaggcaagcacaagagcATCAGCtacagaaaccaatgctacttagcaacatcagaacccaggtctcccaccacaacaagccctggataccccaacacacctgaaaagcaagattcagatctaaaatcccatctcacaaagatgatggaggactttagaAGGACAtacataactcccttaaggaaacaCAGGAGAGAGCACAGGCAAACAaatagaaacccttaaagaagaaacacataaatctcttaatgaaatacaggaaaacacaatcaagcaggtgaaggaattgtaCAACACAgtccaggatttaaaaatggaactagaaatattaaagaaaacacaaagagagacaattctggagatgaAAAAACGTAGGAAAGAGAGTAGGagtcatttctggtgggattgcaagctgggacaactgctctggaaatcagtttggcagttcctcagaaaattggacatagtactacctgaggacccagctggacatatacccagaagatgctccaacatgtaataaggacacatgctccactatgttcatagcagtcttatttataatagccagaagctagaaggaACCCAAATGtctgtcaacagaggaatggatacagaaaatgtggtacatttacacaattgagtactactcacctattaaaaataatgaattcatgaaattcttaggcagatggatggaactagaaaatatcatcctgagtgtggtaactgaatcacaaaagaacacacatggtatacactcaccgataaatggatattagcccaaaagctccaaatactcaagatacaattcacatgaagctcaagacgaaggaagaccaaagtgtgggtgctttggtccttcttagaaggaaaacaaaatacaggagccaatatggagataaagtatagagcagagacggaaggaaaggccatttagagactgtaccacctggggatttatcccatatacagttatcaaacccagacactattgtggataccaagaagtgcatgctgacaggaccctgatatcgCTGTCTCCTGAGCGGTccttggtcctaggaaggctCGATAgattgccccagtgtaggcgaatcgagggcggggaggtgggagtcggtggtgagtggaggaacaccctcatagaagcagggaaagggaggataggataggggctTCCaggagggggaaactgggaaaggggataatatttaaatgtaaaaatcaataaaaataaaataaatttttaaaaaaggcagcAGGAGTcgcagatacaagcatcaccaacagaatacaagagatagaagagagaatctcaggcatagaagatacactGACAAAACAGTTTAAGAACatccaaaatgcaaaaagctcctaagtcaaaacattcaagaagtccaggacacaatgaaaagaccaaacctaagaataataggtatagaagagagcaaagattcccaagcccaaaggccagtaaatatcatcaacgaaattatagaacaaaacctccctaacctaaagaaagagatgcccataaacgtacaagaaatctacagaacaccaaacagattggaccagaaaagaaatttctccagtcgtataataatcaaaacaccaaatgcacagaataaagaaacaacatcaaaaacagtaagggaaaaaggtcaagtatcataggaaggcagacctatcagaattacaccagacttctcaacatagactctaaaagacagaagatcttgggcagacgtcatacagaccctaagagaacaaaaatgccagcccaggctactataccaagcaaaactctcaattatcatagatggagaaatcatgacattctatgacaaaaccaaatttaaacaatatctttccactaattaAGCCCTGCAGAAGATAATAGAAGggaaactccaacataaggacgGAAACTACACccaggaaaaagcaagaaattaattttctcacaacacacccaaaagaagagaaacacacaaacataattccacctctaacaacaaaaataacaggaagcaacaatcatttgtccttaatatctcttggtcctgtgaaggttctatgcctagtgtaggggactgccagggccaggaagcaggagagggtgggttggtgagtggggNNNNNNNNNNNNNNNNNNNNNNNNNNNNNNNNNtgtgtttttttttttgttttttgtttgtttttgttttggaggggaaactgggaatggggatatcatttgaaaagtaaataaagaaaatatctaataaaaatattggagagatcaggaattcaaggtccatatctaaacataataaaaagcaatGTATAGCAAACCAACTAGCAaacttcaaactaaatggagagaaacttgaagcaatcccactaaaatcagggcctagacaaggctgcctactctccccctatctattcaatattgtacttgaagttctagtcagagcaattaggcaacaaaaggagatcaaagggattaAAATTGGAAAAGAGGAAGTAAAGATACTACTATTTCCAGATTATATGATAGTTTGTATAAGAaacaccaaaaattccaccagagaacggcacacctgataaacaacttcagcaaagtgtctggatataaaattaactcaaatcagtagacttcctctactcaaaaaacaggctgagaaagaaattagggaaactatacccttcacaatagtcacaaataatatacttggtgtgacactaaccaagcaagtgaaagatctgtatgacaagaacttcaagtctctgaagaaagaaattgaagaagatgtcaAGATGGGAAGATTtcttatgctcatggattgtcaggattaacatagtaaaaatggccatcttaccaggagcaatctacaaattcaatacaatccccatcaaaattccaacttaatttttcacagaaataggaagaacaattctcaaattcatctggaataacaaacaaaacaaaacaaaacaaaacaaaacaaaacaaaacaggatagcactaacaattctcaacaataaaagaacttctggaggaatcacccaTTCCTGACCACAAGCTGTAcgacagagcaatagtgattacagagacagacagattgaccaatggaatagaagacccggaaatgaacccacatacctgtggtcacttgatctttgacaaagaagctaaaatcatctagtggaaaagagacagcattttcaacaaatggtgctggttcaactggcagttggcatgtagaagaatgcaaattggcccactcttatcttcttgtacaaagctcaagtctaagtggaccAAGGATCTCTACATAAAAGCAGACACACTGAAtataatagaggagaaagtgggtaagaactttgaacacattggcacaggggaaaatttcctgaacagaacaccattgactcatgctctaagatcaagatttgacttcataaaattgaaaagcttctgtaagacaaaatacactatcaatgggacaaaacagcaacccacagatttggaaaagatctttaccaaacctaccTCTGATAGAGAGTTAATAGcccaaatatacaaataactcaagaagttagactccagagaaccaaataaccctattaaaaatggggtacagagctaaacaaagaattctcaactgagaaatcttgaatggcttaaaagcacctaaagaaatgttcaacaaccttagtcaccagggaaacgcaaatcaaaatgtccctgtgattccacctcacactagtcagaatggctaagataaaaaacaggtgacagcagatgctggtgaggatgtggagaaagaggagcactcctccattgctggtaggactgcaagctggtaaaaccactttggaaatctatctggccattcctcagaaaattgggtaTAGTTTTCCTAggagacccagttataccactactgggcatatacccaaaagatgctctaacatataatggggacacatgctccactgtttatagcagccttatttataacagccagaacctggaaataacCCAGGTGTTCcttaacagatgaatggatacagaaaatgtggtaacatttacacaatggagtactactcagctattaaaaccaatggcttcatgaaattcacaggcaaatgaatggaactagaaagtatcatcttgagtgagataacccagacacaaaataacatacatggtatgtactcactgataagtggattttagcccccAAACTCAGACTACCCACAATACAACCCTCAAAACATGTGGGCCAAAGTGTAgttgcttcaatcctacatagaatgggaaacaaaatgatcacagaggtagaggtagggagagacatgggagagagaaggggaggggagaaaaaggaggacaGGGTCAGGTATtgaaagggacaggagagaagtacagagggtcaggcaGGAAATTGAGCAGAAGCTTGTAGCCGTGGGGGCTGTGGAACTGGTGGTATCCATTAGAAATTCCCAGACTTCAGGGAAGTGAgtggctcccaggacccaatgataatgactttagctgaaatacctaacaaagggGAGATTCAACCTatagagactacctccagtagataggcatggtccccagttgagcGATGGGACCACTCACACATCTCAAAACTTTTAATCCATAAATGTGCCTGTCcaatggaaagacagagacaaaaaatggaacagagactgaaggaaagaccacccCACCTAGGCATTgtcccatttgcagacaccaacTCCCCatattattgctgatgccaagaagcgcttgctgtcaggaacctggtatggcttTTCCCTGAGAGGtcctaccagcacctgaccaatacagatgcagatacaaccaaccatcagactgagcacagggatatcaatggaagagctaggggaagtactgaaggagctgaaggggtttgcaaccccataagaggaacaatatAAATTAACCAGACTACCAGAGCtcttagggactaaaccatcaaccaaagagtatacatggaggaaaCCTTGGCTccagatacacatgtagcagaagatggccttatctgatatcaatggaaggggaggcccttggtcctgtggaggcttgatgcctcagcatagggtgatgctagagcagtgaggtgggagtgggtgagcaccctcatagaggcaaaggggagtggaGAGAGCGGGAATGGTATGGGGGGTTtgcggaggggtaaccaggaagggagatatcatttgaaatgtaaataaataaaatgattaaaaaaaatcatgtagcTCTCATGCTTACAAAAACACCCTGTCCCATCCAATGCCATCACATGAGACCAGATGTAACAACACATTTTCTAAAATCAGTTTGATTAGTTTTGGTAATAAACTACAGTTTATTTATAGTACatgtataatacacatataagatattctacaaaataggtattttattttaaaagcactaagaggtaaaatggaaaaaaaaaaaccctcaaacatTTATGCTACACTGGCCCAGAGTGGATTCAAGTAAAGACAACTATATGGGCAACCATGTGGGAACCAGCCCCTTTGCAAAAATTTAAACTGTGAGTGTTCTGCCGTTCTTAGAGGTCCTCTGACCCAGACATCAACAGAGGAGTTTGACCACAGCATGTTAatatcttccttttttctttccataatgtatttttattcacaGTATATCACAATGACATCCCCACTTGCTATTCTCTTCCCAGTCCTCTTCCCTTACAAATTAATTCCCTTCCCTTCTACtcagaggtaggtaggtagataggtggatggatagatagatgatagctatagataggtagatagatggatggatagattatagatagatagatgatagctataggtagatagatgatggatgggtagatatatgatagatagatagatgaatagatagatagatagatagatggatagatagatagatggatggatagatagatgatagataaatgatagatagatagatgatagctatagatagatagatgatagataaatgatagctatagataggtagatagatggatggatagatatatgatagatggatagatagatagatgacagagacTTAAGACTAGACTATCATTTCTCTCACATTGTAAGAGGATCAAAGGGCATCTACCAACTCTCATATTTGCTGTAACCTAAGTCTTTGCTTGCATGGCACATGCAGATATGTGCCTCCCCTACACAGGTATAAAacctggagagagaggagatatcCAGAAACCACCATGAAAGAGTTTGAGAATGGATAGAaacaaaagcaatgaaaataCAACGGAAAACAGGAACTATCAAGAGTAGATGATGGTTGAACTTAAGGTTTATAAAGGAAATGCATAtttctgtctccccctctctctttttatagTTACACTTTAAAAAGTGTGACTCAGGTTTGTGGCTTTGGgagtttaacattttattttttttccaaaatatatattttaattgaaatagaattgtatcactttttccctccctttcttttctccctccagtcCCTCCCAGGTTCCCTGCCTCCAAATCCTCACACATCTCCCTCTCAAGTTtatagcttttattattattattactattattattattattattattattatacatatatgcacaaacatataaatgCAATATACATATCATGAAGAAATTTTTAATTCAGAAAGCACGCATGTGTTTTGCCCTTAGCTTTCTCCAGAGTCTGTATCCTTCCTTAGCAACCTCCAGAATGCCCTCTTTACCTCCTTGTTCCTCAGGGTGTATACAAGGGGGTTGAGTGTAGGGGTGCCCACTGCATAGAAGAGACCAAAGAACTTGCCCCTCTCTTGGGCATAGGGATTTTTGGGCTGCAGATAAACAGCGATGACTGAACTGTAGAAGAGTGTGACCACAATGAGGTGGGACGAGCAGGTCCCGAAAGCTTTCCTGCACCCCTTTGAAGAGTTAGTTTTCAGCACAGCCCTGGCAATGAAACCATAAGAGACCAGGATGAGGCTCAGAGGTACAAGCAGGAAGATGACCCCTGCAACTGCCAATTGAATCTCATTAAAAGTGGTGTCCCCACAAGAGAGGCGTATTAGAGATGGGACTTCACACAAAAAGTCATCTATTTGCCTATGGGGGCAGAAGGGCAGTTTGAGGGTGGGTGGTATCTGAACTATGGATTGGACCAAACCTATAGCCCAGGCCACACCTGCCAACTGCCGACATAGGCCGGGGTGGATGATGGTGGCATAGTGAAGGGGCTGACAGACAGCCACATAGCGGTCAAAGGCCATAATTGTCAAGAGGATGCACTCTGTTGTCCCCAGGAGCATGAAGATGAACAGCTGGACAGAGCATCCCAGGAAGCTGATGGTCTTTGCAGGGCCCCAGAGGTTGAGCAACATCTGGGGGACGCAGGTTGTGGTGAAGCAGAGGTCCAAGAAGGAGAGGTtagagaggaagaagtacattGGAGAGTGGAGCCTGGGGTCCAGGGTGGACAGCAGGAGGATGAGTGTGTTTCCTAGGAGGGTGAGGAGGTAGGAGCACAAGACAACCACGAAGAGAACCTTTTCCAGACGTGGGTGTTCAGAGAAGCCCAGCAGGAGGAAGCCTACGGGGGAGCTCTGGTTGACCATTAGTCTCCCTGTCTTAGGTTGGAGGGATGAGACTGTCAGCTTAGTGTGATACAAAGGGCCTGGTGAAAATGCCCTTTGTGTGCTTCTCAGAACATTGTCAGGACATGCCAGGTGGACATTTTTCTACTTCCTCTGCTCTCACAGGTCTACTTCCAGGACTATGACCAAGTAGGTTCTCACTTTCACCTGTTTAATCTGGTCAAGCATCATCTAGTGGCCACGAGGAAATGAAGAATGTGGTGGAGGTTGGGTAGGTCCTCACACTGGTGTCTCTGACTTTCTGGTTAAGGATGGAGAATTCGGATTTCAGATGGGTGAATCAGTTCATTCACTGTTTCAGTAGAAACGTGTCGGGTGCCTCGTGTTCTGGTTTTCCTCAGTGCTATCTCATGCCTATTATCTGTGGGAGGAAGTAGTTGAATACTGTATTTTAGGTCTGAGGATGTAACTTTGAGGAAGAAAACTGTCAAGCATGAAGGGTAGTTTAGATATGTAGTTTCAGaatacacaagcaaacaaacacggatatgtaaataaaaattaataataaaataaattaaaaccaatTATTTTTTTGAATGAATTTTCAGGTTGTATCTCTGTTAGTTTTGAAGTCTCATTATTTCCGTGTTGACTTGGTGAATACTCTTCAGCATGactacaagtattttattttatacttcttaTTTTGTAAGGCAATCCTTCAGAGACAGaataagtctttttgtttttgttaatttgaaatagggttttgttttgatgtgCAGGCTTGCCACCGGCTCTGGGCAATCTTCCTGCATCAGCATCTGGAATGCTGGGCTTGTAAGTGTGAGCTGCCAAACCTGGCTTAGAATATGTTATGCatgtgagagatttttttttccactgtatgcgACTCCATGCATACATAGTAGACTATTTCTCTTGTCTTGGCTTCTCTAGTCATCTTTTAGTAAACAGCTGCCCTGGTTAGGAAGTAGCTTTGCTCCAATCACTCAGTCCTCATGAGAAGTTGACAGGCAGGAGATAAGAGTGGCTTTGTTAAAAGTCACTGTGGCTCACAGTTGCATTATTAAAAGGCTCAGATATAAATGTCAGCCATGTGGGTTGTATGGGGTGAATGAAAGTAAGGAATTCATAAGATGAAGGGCATATTTGGGGGACATTTCATCTGGGAGAACTGCATCATTGAAGTGACTGCAAATATTGGGGCATACCAGGCCAGCTCAGTGAGGGAAGAGGTAGGCTGCAGCTACTCTGGAAACTGAACTGAGGACACAGGGTTTTCTGGTCTGGCAGAGGACAGGAAGGCAATGGGTGAGTGGGGCTCTGCCAAAAGTGTCCTAAGATGGAGAATATTCAGTTACAGGTCCCCACTCACTGCCCCATCGTTTCTCCAGAACCTTCTGCTTTAATTTCTTCCCACCTTGTTTTACCTCCTACAGGgtatttctcattattattattattattatttattattattattattattattaaaacctAAGTATAAACAAAGTAAATATGTTTAGTATAAATAACAAGTTCAACCTCTGATGCATCCAGTACCCAGGCTAAAGTTGTAAAACAGACGTTCCATATATCTTAGAGGGTCCTGTGTGCCCTTCCCTGGCCTCCCATTTCACATCCTCAAAGATGGAACTACCTCTCAACATTACACAAAttatttcttgttctctctttctctctctccctctctctctctctctctttctctctctctttctctctctttctctctccctccctccctccctccctttaaaaatacattgcattggggctggagggatgttCCAGCTTTTAAAGGTGTGTacttttcttgcagaggacccaaggccagttcccagtacccacatggtagcttataaccatttctaactccagctctaggagatctaacgccttcttttggtctctgcagCCATGTAACAAGCCATGTAGTTAGCATACATCATACAGGGAAAATACTAATatacatgatataaaataaataaacctcattaatgtatactgtgtgtgtgtgtgtgtgtgtgtgtgtgtgtgtgtgtgtgtgtgtgacagtgtatgtatggaggtcagaggacaacttgtgggaattggtttAATTCTGTTGAGATGGCCCATGGAATcgaattcaggtcatcagaatTGGTAGACCCACGTTTAACTGCTTCATCTTGctgacctcattttttttttcccctttgaggtcagggtttcatgtagcccaggttagcctcaaacccACTATGTAGTAAAGACTGTCTTTAAACACCTGGTTTTCCAGCCTCTACTACAGAACTGTGGGGATTACAGCACACctgattgttttctttattgagatGTATTTCATAGGACATAAAACTTACCCTTTGAAAGtatatgatttgtgtgtgtgtgtgctttctcatGCACACATTTATGTGTAACCCTGTGGGAGGCCAGGTGTCTAGTCTTTTTCTCAGTTGcagtctaactttttttttttttttgagctcaaTAATTTGGATAGACTGGCTAGCCATTAAGCCCCAaggttccttctgtttctgccttcttggtgctgggattatagatacgAACATTGCTCTTAGATCTTTGGGTGTTGGGCTCTCAGCTCTGGTcttcatgtgcatgcagtacagAAAGCACAttaccagctgagctgtctcccatatgaatttcttgttttaaaagtatacttACCAGTCAAATGACCAGAACCTTCTACTTCTAGAGCATCTCATTATCCCACGTAAATCCCATGAAGGCAGCTAATCCCCCTGTGCTCTCTTTATATACAGTTTTTAGTGTGTAACCTTAGTGACACCCATCTTCATTCAATTATTGTCCTTACCGACACTGTCTCTAACTTGTCTCTTCCCATGGGAGGTCACTCCCTTCTTTTTTCTGCCTTATTTCTGAATTTCGTTAGAGTTCATTTTCTTTAGTGGGGtcaaccttttctctctctctctcttttttttgataAATTACACTTACCATTGTTCTTCCTAGTTTAAATCATTCTGAAACATGCATTTCTTCACCTGTGAATTTTTCTGCTTCTTGTACTACAAGCCAGAGCTGGTCACCTGAAGTGGTTGCTGAAGGTGTCATAATCAttccttgcttttgcttttagCACTTTCCAATTACTGAGCACCTCACATGTGCCTCGTAGGGCAAACAGCTCCCTGAACATCTGGTTTCTATAGCAGCTCTGCAAAGATCTTATCAATCTTACCATGCATTTTAACAATGAACAGTTTCAGGGCAAGTAAGGCCATCAGATCAGCGGCTGATAAGTCACTGTTTTGTATTAGTGCCTAATGCCTGTAATCTTGGCACTCAAGAGACAGCAGCATGTGGTGTTTGtgtttggggtcagcctggggtatattttcttcaaaaacaaaatgaaacaaaaacaacccccaaagTAATGGAACCCCCAAAGCAAGCAGATAAAAACCCCTCACCCCCTTTAAGTCCCTACATGGGGGTCTATTGTTGAGGACACATGGAAACTGATATTACATGAGAGAAGGGCTAGCACTCTACTTACCCTCAGCTGGAGGACTACTTTGGTTGCCAGCAATTATCCATGATGAAATTCTTAACTGATGCCTCGTTTCTGCATGGACATcaagaagaaaactcaaactaagaTAGAAGGATGGTCTCTGAAGGGGCAGCTAGATTTCTGCTTGACATAGGGATTGCTCTGCTTTGCAGCCAGACTCTTTTTAAAGAACGCACCCTGTGTCTTTGTTAGAGCTAGCTTATTTGGTTCTTAAATTCTCAAACCCTATAAATCATAATCACCTAGAATCTTCCTTGTCA harbors:
- the LOC116075152 gene encoding olfactory receptor 2H1-like — its product is MVNQSSPVGFLLLGFSEHPRLEKVLFVVVLCSYLLTLLGNTLILLLSTLDPRLHSPMYFFLSNLSFLDLCFTTTCVPQMLLNLWGPAKTISFLGCSVQLFIFMLLGTTECILLTIMAFDRYVAVCQPLHYATIIHPGLCRQLAGVAWAIGLVQSIVQIPPTLKLPFCPHRQIDDFLCEVPSLIRLSCGDTTFNEIQLAVAGVIFLLVPLSLILVSYGFIARAVLKTNSSKGCRKAFGTCSSHLIVVTLFYSSVIAVYLQPKNPYAQERGKFFGLFYAVGTPTLNPLVYTLRNKEVKRAFWRLLRKDTDSGES